The following coding sequences are from one Odocoileus virginianus isolate 20LAN1187 ecotype Illinois chromosome 7, Ovbor_1.2, whole genome shotgun sequence window:
- the GRK5 gene encoding G protein-coupled receptor kinase 5 isoform X4, with product MYFDRFLQWKWLERLTKNFLGNCITLISPSRGALRQPVTKNTFRQYRVLGKGGFGEVCACQVRATGKMYACKRLEKKRIKKRKGESMALNEKQILEKVNSRFVVNLAYAYETKDALCLVLTIMNGGDLKFHIYNMGNPGFEEERALFYAAEILCGLEDLHHENIVYRDLKPENILLDDYGHIRISDLGLAVKIPEGDLIRGRVGTVGYMAPEVLNNQRYGLSPDYWGLGCLIYEMIEGQSPFRGRKEKVKREEVDRRVLETEEVYSHKFSEEAKSICKMLLTKDAKQRLGCQEEGAAEVKRHPFFRNMNFKRLEAGMLDPPFIPDPRAVYCKDVLDIEQFSTVKGVNLDHTDDDFYSKFSTGSVPIPWQSEMIETECFKELNVFGPHGTLSVDLNRSHPPEPPKKGLLQRLFKRQHQNNSKSSPNSKTSFNHHINSNHVSSNSTGSS from the exons ATGTATTTTGATCGCTTTCTCCAGTGGAAGTGGTTGGAAAG gTTAACCAAGAATTTCCTCGGAAATTGTATTACACTCATTTCCCCCAGCAGAGGAGCTCTGCG gCAACCGGTAACCAAAAACACTTTCAGGCAGTACCGAGTACTAGGAAAAGGGGGCTTTGGGGAG GTCTGTGCCTGCCAGGTTCGGGCCACAGGTAAAATGTACGCCTGCAAACGCTTGGAGAAGAAGAGGATcaaaaagaggaaaggggagtCCATGGCCCTGAATGAGAAGCAGATTCTGGAGAAGGTCAACAGTCGGTTTGTG GTCAACCTGGCCTACGCCTACGAGACCAAGGATGCACTGTGTTTGGTCCTGACCATCATGAACGGCGGGGACCTGAAGTTCCACATCTACAACATGGGGAACCCTGGCTTCGAGGAGGAGCGCGCCCTGTTCTACGCAGCAGAGATCCTGTGTGGTCTGGAAGACCTCCACCATGAGAACATTGTCTACAG AGATTTGAAACCTGAAAATATCCTGTTAGACGATTACG GCCACATCAGGATCTCGGACCTGGGCCTGGCCGTGAAGATCCCCGAGGGAGACCTGATCCGCGGCCGGGTGGGCACCGTCGGCTACATGG CTCCAGAGGTCCTGAACAACCAGAGGTACGGCCTGAGCCCTGACTACTGGGGTCTGGGCTGCCTCATCTACGAGATGATCGAGGGCCAGTCGCCCTTCCGCGGCCGCAAGGAAAAGGTGAAGAGGGAGGAGGTGGACCGCCGGGTGTTGGAGACGGAGGAGGTGTACTCACACAAGTTCTCCGAGGAGGCCAAGtccatctgcaaaatg CTGCTCACCAAAGATGCGAAGCAGAGGCTGGGCTGCCAGGAGGAAGGGGCCGCGGAGGTCAAGAGACACCCCTTCTTCAGGAACATGAATTTCAAGCGCTTAGAGGCCGGGATGTTGGATCCCCCCTTTATTCCAGAT ccccgggCCGTGTACTGCAAGGACGTGTTGGACATCGAGCAGTTCTCCACCGTGAAGGGCGTCAACCTGGACCACACGGACGACGACTTCTACTCCAAGTTCTCCACGGGCTCCGTGCCCATCCCATGGCAAAGTGAG ATGATAGAGACAGAGTGCTTTAAGGAGCTGAACGTGTTCGGACCCCACGGTACCCTCTCAGTGGACCTGAACCGAAGCCACCCTCCGGAACCGCCAAAGAAAGGGCTGCTCCAGAGGCTCTTCAAACGTCAG catcagaacAATTCCAAGAGTTCACCCAATTCCAAGACCAGTTTTAACCACCACATCAATTCAAACCACGTGAGTTCAAACTCCACTGGAAGCAGCTAG